Proteins encoded in a region of the Bacteroidales bacterium WCE2004 genome:
- a CDS encoding putative Mg2+ transporter-C (MgtC) family protein: MDFDWDLILRLFMGGMMGGLIGLEREFRAKEAGLRTHFIVALGSALFMMISQFAFNGRFDAARVAAQVVSGIGFIGAGVIIFQKNVVRGVTTAAGLWVAAAIGLACGAGMYWLAGAATLMTVVCLEMMHLVHRYVAEKVVEVTLSSDGETDPLSVLEKVKALKLRAESYSFTGGKIHLSLRMRRKDSLQTLQNLVNKLEGIRIEDLN, encoded by the coding sequence ATGGATTTTGATTGGGATTTGATTCTCCGCCTGTTCATGGGCGGAATGATGGGCGGCCTGATCGGCCTGGAGCGCGAGTTCCGCGCCAAGGAGGCCGGCCTCCGTACGCATTTTATCGTGGCGCTGGGCAGCGCCCTGTTCATGATGATCTCGCAGTTCGCGTTCAACGGCCGCTTCGACGCCGCCCGCGTGGCTGCGCAGGTCGTTTCCGGCATCGGTTTCATCGGCGCCGGTGTCATCATCTTCCAGAAGAACGTGGTCCGCGGCGTCACGACCGCGGCCGGCCTGTGGGTCGCCGCCGCCATCGGCCTGGCCTGCGGCGCAGGGATGTACTGGCTGGCCGGAGCGGCCACGCTGATGACCGTCGTCTGTCTGGAAATGATGCACTTGGTGCACCGTTATGTCGCCGAAAAGGTGGTGGAGGTCACCCTCTCTTCCGACGGGGAGACCGACCCGCTCTCGGTGCTGGAAAAGGTGAAGGCATTGAAACTGAGGGCGGAATCCTATTCTTTCACCGGCGGCAAGATCCACCTGTCGCTGCGGATGCGCCGCAAGGACAGCCTGCAGACGCTCCAGAACCTCGTCAACAAGCTGGAAGGCATCCGGATCGAAGACCTGAACTGA